The sequence GACAGTTTACATTATATACTGAATGAGGAAGAAAAACCCAGGCTGTTTGGTTCAGTGATTGAAAACAACAATGGCGTATTCAAAATTTCCCGTACCTGGGGTAAAATAAGTGATTTTAATAACAGGGAGTTTATCATTGAAAGCCTTCCGGCTGATATCGCTACGGAAAGGGTTATCCCGTCGATTTACGTGCAGAAAACGAACGATTACTCCAATATACTGGATATATCTTTTAGTTCCACGGATAAAGACCTGGCTGCAGACTTCATTAATTCCTTAATGCGACAATATGGTGAGTCAACCATTGAAGATAAAAATACCATAGCGAAGAATACGATCCAGTTTATTAATGACAGGGTTGACTCCCTGCAATCTGAATTGTTTGGTGTTGAAAACAAACTGCAGCGTTTTGCAGAAAGTAATAAAGGGATAGCGCTTGAATCACAGGCCCAGTTGTATGTGGCCGGTATTTCTGACCTTGACACAAAGATCAATGAAGTGTCTGTTAAAAAGAAGATACTGGAATGGCTGCGGTCGTATATACAAAGTGAGAAAAACCGGGAGAATACCGTGCCTGTGAACCTGGGTGTGGATGAGCCGTCAATGGCGCCATTAATTACAGCATACAATGAAATGATGGTGCAGAAAGCGGCATTGTTGAAAACCACCACGATCAATAATCCCAAGGTGGTTGAGATGACGGTGAGTCTCGAAAAAATGAAAGCAGATATCAGTGAGGCGCTGAATAGTGTTGAAAAATCCTATAATATTTCACTTACGCAGCTTCAGCAGCGATATGCCGAGACCGAACGTAAGGCAGTTGGAGTGCCAGGAAAAACACGGCAACAATTGAATATAGAAAGGCAGCAGAATATTAAGGAGGGCCTGTATTTGTTGCTGTTATCCAAAAAGGAAGAAGTTGCCATTGGGGCTGCGGCGGTGTTGCCAAATTCCAGGATATTGGAACAGGCCACAGAGCGGGCAAAAATCGTAGCGCCCATTGCCAGTTCGGTGTACATGAAATTTATATTGTTGGGCCTCGCTATCCCAATCGCCATTATTGCGCTGATTGAATTCCTGAATGATAAAATTTCGGTTCGTAATGATATTGAAAAACAGACCAATGTTCCCATTGCGGGAGAAGTGGGTCGCTCAGTAGATGCTGCATCCTTAGTGGTGACCAAACAAAACAGGAGTTTTATTACAGAGCAATTCAGAGCGATCCGGACCAATATGACCTACCTGGCAGCAAAATCGAAAAGGCCGGTGATTTTAGTGACCTCCTCTATGAGCGGTGAGGGTAAGTCATTTGTGAGTACCAATGTAGGCGCAGCTTTTGCCCTTGCCGGCAAAAAGACACTGATCCTTGAGTTTGATATCCGCAAGCCTAAAGTGGCGGCTAATTTGGGGATTTCGACCAGGAAGGGCTTGTCCAGCTTTTTGATCACTAACGAAGACCCGGATGATCTCGTCTATAGTATCGAAAATGTGGACAACCTGTTTATGATCCCCTGCGGATTAATACCGCCCAATCCTTCCGAAATGTTGTTGTTGCCCAGGATGGAAGAATTATTCGACTGGGCTAAATCAAATTATGATGTGGTGATCATTGATTCTGCACCAATTGGGGTTGTGAGTGATGCCATAACCCTGGGAAAGTATGCTGATGTGACCCTCTATATTGTCCGTATGGGTTATACCCTGAAGCGGGTGATGGAATTTATTGAAAAACTTTACCAGGAAAGACGCCTGCCCAATATGGCAGTTGTCGTGAATGATGTAGCCACAAAGGGTAGTTATGGTTACGGGTATGGCTATGGATATGGGTATGGATCAGGAAGTTCAGTTAAGGATTATTTTGATAATACAGCCCCAAAGAAAAAATCTATATTCTCCCGGTTTTTTGGAACCAAATAAAAAAACCGGCTTATTAATTAATCAAGAAAACGAATGACGACTGAACAAATAAAGTTCAACCCTGAAGCTGACATCGCTGGTAATTCCGAATGGACCACCGTCATCCAGCCCAAACGCGGTTGGCTGGATATTGACCTCAAGGAGATTTGGCGGTACAGGGACCTGCTGATGTTATTGGTGAAAAGGGATTTTGTTGCCTTCTATAAGCAAACCATCCTGGGTCCTGTCTGGTTTTTTATCCAACCTTTACTAACTACACTGATGTTCCTGGTTGTTTTTGGCCGCATTGCCAGGTTGTCAACGGATGGCGTACCACCGATCTTGTTTTACCTGGCCGGGGTTACCTGCTGGAGTTATATTTCAGAATGCCTGACAAAGACTTCGGATACATTTATAACGAATGCAAATATTTTCGGTAAAGTGTATTTTCCGAGGGTGGTCATACCGGCAGCTGTCGTGATCTCCAACCTTGTCAGGTTTAGCATTCAGCTATGTTTATTTTTGTCGGTATGGGTGTATTACCTGACACGCACCGGATCTACCATCCATCCCAACCGTATGATATTACTGGTTCCTTTCCTTGTGCTGATCATGGCATTATTGAGCCTGGGGCTTGGCATTATCTTTTCATCCCTGACGACAAAATACCGGGATTTGCGTTTTTTGCTGACATTCGGTATTCAATTACTGATGTATGCTACGCCTGTCGTGTACCCGTTGTCATTAACCAGTGAGAAATACCGGTGGCTGATCCTGGCCAATCCTTTTTCAGCTTTAGTGGAAACCTTCCGGTATGCCTTTACAGGCAGCGGTACGTTCAGCTGGTATAACCTGGGATACAGTGCATTGTGCATGCTGGTCATCCTGGCAACAGGTATTATTATTTTCAATAAGGTGGAAAGGACCTTCATGGATACAGTTTAAAAAAGTTATACGTATGTCAGAAGTAGCCATAATGGCGGAGAATGTTTCGAAACTGTACCGTTTAGGGGAGATAGGCACAGGTACCCTTTCCCATGATCTAAACCGCTGGTGGGCATCCATAAGAGGTAAGGAAGATCCTTATATGAAATTGGGCCAGTCCAACAAAAGGGATGAAAAAGGCAGTGACTGGGTATGGGCCTTGCAGGATATCAATTTTGAATTGAATGAAGGCGAGGTGCTTGGGATTATCGGCCGAAATGGTGCAGGCAAATCCACTTTACTCAAATTACTCTCCCGCATTTCAAACCCAACGACCGGTGTAATAAAAGCCCGCGGCCGGATAGCCAGTTTACTGGAAGTGGGCACCGGGTTTCACCCGGAATTAACCGGCAGGGAAAATATTTTTTTAAATGGGGCGATACTGGGCATGACCAAGGCAGAGATCAAACGGAAATTTGATGAGATCGTGGACTTTGCCGGCGTTACCCGTTATATAGATACTCCGGTGAAACGGTACAGCAGCGGGATGTATGTGCGGCTGGCCTTTGGCGTGGCTGCTCACCTGGAGCCTGAAATCCTGATTGTAGATGAAGTGTTGGCCGTAGGGGATGCGGAATTCCAGAAAAAAGCCCTGGGGAAAATGAAATCAGTCAGCCAGAATGATGGCCGGACTGTTTTATTTGTCAGCCATAATATGGCCAGCATCAGTACGCTTTGCACCAAAGGATTGATGATGCAAAATGGACAGGTGGCCTACCAGGGTGATATTGAGGAAACCATCAGGCAATACAACCAGAGTTCGGGATCAGGGTCAAACCAGGTAGATGGGTTTTATGACCTGGAGAAGTTTAATGACCCGGCTTTGAATATAAAAATTACGAGCGCCCAGATCTATTGTGATAAAGTGCGGACCGGTACCCTGTTAACCGGATCAAATGTTGTCTTTGAATTTTCCTATACCTTAAAGAACGAAGCAACCTTAAGAGAATTTGGGATTATGGTGAAGAATGGCGCCGAAGAATTTGTTTTTGAAGTGGACACCAATCACCTGGGTGAAAAGATCGATGACCGGGTTACGGAAGGCACGATCCGGTTCGAGTTTCCCGAGTTCAGGTTATTTGGTAATGAAGATTTTATCATTGACTATTATTTTGGTGATGCCCAGTTGAGGCGCTCCTTCCTGTTTAAGGACCTGATTCGGTTCAGCCTCCTGAGTACGGATGTATATAATTCAGGAAAGATTTTACAGTCCAAGTACAATAAGTTTTACCAGGATGTTATTTTTTCACAATAAGAACTGCAGCTAAGATTTGAATAACCAGGGCGCTGCCAAAAGTGCATATTACCCACAGCTCGATTTCCTGCGGTTTGTTGCCGTTACCCTGGTGATCCTGGAGCATTGGTTCGGATCTGCATTATCCAGGAATTTTGAATTTGGGTATTTAGGAGTATTGTTGTTTTTTGTCTTAAGCGGCTTCCTGATTTCCGGGATACTTTTGAAGAATAGGGCCATGATAGATGCCGGAATGGTAAGCAAAAGGGAAACGCTGAAGGTGTTTTATATACGCAGGACTTTAAGGATATTCCCGGTATATTATTTCCTGTTACTCTTCTTGTTTATATTTTCATTTGAAGGCATCCGGCAAAAGGCCTTATGGTATTTTCTATACGCTTCCAATATATATACCTATATACAGCAGGAATGGGATGGCATGATTGGCCCATTCTGGTCATTGGCGGTAGAAGAACAATTTTACCTGGTCTGGCCCTTGCTGATGCTGGTTATGCCGGTAAGAAAAATGCCGGCATTTTTCGGTACTTGCCTGCTCCTCGCACCCGTTTTCAGGCTATTGTCCATTGTCTTTGCCAATCATTTTTCTGAAGCCCCGTTGGATACTTTATCCATGCGGGTGCTGATGCCATCCTGCATAGATTCTTTTGCAGCGGGTGGCTTGCTCGCATTCTGGCGCCAGGACGAAAATACAGGCAGTAAATGGTTGAAGTATTTAAATAATAAGTACTTAGTATCAGGACTGGTTGTTATCGCTTATATTTTATTAAGGTATAAGGAAAACTTCCTGTTTTATTTATTGTTCCCATCCGTGTTTAGCTTTTTGAGCGTAACCATGATAGCTGCCCTGCTGGTAAAAGCAAAAGGATTAAAAGGTGTGATATTTAATAATCCGTTCCTGTTACATCTTGGAAAAATTAGTTATGGCCTGTATTTGTTCCATGGACCCTTTCCGTTGATCTTCAGCATAGTGGATGTTGTATTAGGAAAGCTGCATAAAGGTTTTACAATATATCATATACTGGCGGGGTTGCCTAAGACAACCAGGAGCCTTGTTTGGGTAGTTTACCTGGTTGGGCTGGCCAGCCTTTCGTATTATATCCTTGAAAAGCCCTTTAATAAGTTAAAGGATAAATTTTTGTATAAATGAGTGTGGATGGCCGGGCGCCAATGGTTTCGGTGGTAATGCCGGTATATAATGCAGCCCCATTTTTGAGGCCGGCAATTGACAGCATATTGAAGCAGACTTATCCTGATTTTGAGTGTATTTTAATAAATGATGGTTCAACGGATAGTTCGGCGGAGATCATCCGATCCTATTCAGACCCACGGATAAAGTTAATTGAACAGCAAAACCAGGGTGTAGCTAAAACCCTGAATAATGCCCTGGGCTATATCCGGGGCAAGTATACCTGGCGGCATGATGCTGATGATACCAGCCTTCCCGGAAAACTTGAATCGCAGGTTGCTTTCCTGGAGGCCCATCCTGAATTTGCGTTATGTGCAACCCAGGTTGCATTCATGACTGAACGGGGCAAGATCGCATGGGATTATCGCCAGCCCCGGAATGATTTTTTTGGCGATAAGCCTTATTTGGAGGTAAGCCGTGCCGATTTTAAACCCTATAGCCCAATCACGCATGCAACAGTATTGATCCGGACCGATGCCTTAAAGGATTTGGGCGGGTATAGAACTGCTTTTAAGACCGCCGAGGATGTAGACCTATGGTTGCGGCTTTTACAGAAGTATAGGGCCGTTGTACTGAATCAATGTGATTATTTTGTGCGGTTGAACAGGAGTTCCGCAACACAAGTGCAGGGTTGGAAGAATGCGTTCTTTAGGAATCTTGCTTTTGAATATTACGACCAGCGCAATAATAAGGGGCAGGATAACCTGGAAAGAGGGGAGCAGGTGGTTTTGCCAGAACCACCAACAATTAACCACCAAAACAGGGAAACCTTAACTGGCAAGGTTATGCGGCATGATTTATTGGATTACAATTATCGCCTCCATTTGAATGCAAAGGATTGGTTGGCCTGTGTAGAAATGGCAAAATATTCAATAAGGGACGGATGGAAGCTGGCAGAAACATGGAAGGCATTGGTCTTTCCATTTTTAGCGCCATGGTTTGTTGGAAGTATTGTGAAAATGAAAAAACGATTTAAATAATCATTTGGAAACAAAAGAGAACCATAAGTTTTATACACAACTGGAAGGGCTAAGAGGTATTGCTGTTCTGATGGTATTAACCTCCCATTTTATTATAATGAAAAACTTTCCCGGATTGAAATTTCTTGAACTGGGTTTCTGGGGTGTAAATATATTTTTTGTACTCAGTGGTTTTTTAATTACTGAAATATTGTTGAAGGAGATTTATGCAAATAATAGTGCAAAAGACATATTGCGCCGTTTCTATTTGAAACGGACCTTACGCATCTTCCCGATCTATTATTTGATTATTATATTATTAGCCATATTTAAAGTCGGCGGCACTGAATCGGCGCTTAAATGGTCCCTGACTTATACGCTTAATATCCAGGAGATTTGGTTTGGCGGCATACCAAATGTTATTTTTCATTTTTGGTCGTTATGTGTGGAAGAGCAATTCTATATCATTTGGCCATTTTTGTTACTACTGGTTCCGTCATTCTTTCATAAGAGGATCATATTATTTATACTATTTGGTGCCGCCTTGCTGCGATTTTGTTTTGCCTATTGGCAGGTAAAAAATTATATTTCATTCAATCATGATTCCATGTTTACCTGTATGGATGCGCTTGGTACCGGGGCATTACTTGCTTACTTGAAACTGAATGAGCCCGAGCGGTTAAAAAAAATATTAGAGAGATTTTGGGTGCCGTTACTACTAATTTCATCCTTTTTTTTGATAAGTTATTATAGCATAAAGTACGAAATTGTAATGCAGTCCCTTGGTCGGCTAGTTTGTGCTTTCACTGGTTTTTATTTGGTTGGTTGGGGCGCAATGCACATTGAGACAAGGTTGGGTAAAGTTTTTGAAAACCCCGCGGCCAGGTATGTGGGAAAGATCTCCTATGGGGTCTATTTGTTCCATTGGATTTTGTATTTTCTATATGCAAAGCAATTCAGTGAATGGTTCAAAGGGTTTTTTAAAGGGAAATCAACTTTGATATATTTTAATACATGGTTTTTTACCTTTATTGTTTTTGTGTTGGCTACAATTGCTGTCGCTTCATTGTCATATTATTTAATAGAAAAACCACTTCTGCGATTAAAAAGCAGGATATCTTAGAATTTAATGCGTAAGGTTTCTGTAATTGTCCCTTTGTTTAACAGGGCGGACATAATATCCCATACGATTGATAGCGTCATCAACCAAACCCATGAAAATTGGGAATTGCTGATTGTTGATGATGAATCATCAGATAACAGCGTTCAGGTTGTGACTGCTTATTCGGTAAATGATGACCGGATAAATTTGATTCAAAGAGTTACCCAGACCAGGGGTGGGAATGCCTGCCGGAATATCGGCTTAAAACAGGCAACCGGGGATTATGTAATATTCCTCGATTCTGATGATTTGCTTAAACCGCATTGTTTTGAAACGAGAATTAAAAGTATTGAAAGCGCACAGGGGTTGAATTTTGCGGTTTTCCCCGGTGCTACTTTTCAAGATGATAGGGGGACGCCGCGTCATTTCTGGAATATCGAAACCGGGCTGGAAGATTATATCCGGTTTTTACAGTTGGATAGTCCCTGGCAAACTACAGGGGTGATTTGGACAAGGGATTTCCTGTTTGAGCGTAATTTATCCTGGGATGAGCGCCTGGCTATATGGCAGGATGTGGATTTCCACTTGAATATATTGCTTTTAAATCCTGTTTATAAAGTGTTTTGGGAAATGGATATAGATTATCTTATCAGGGAGAATAGTGCAGACAGCGTAAGCAGGGTTGGCTATTTTAAAGCGGATAAAGTAAATTCGCGCGTTAGCTTTTTCCAAAAGTATCTTACTGTCTTATCTGAAAAGAAAAAAGGCACAAGGCAATTGAGGAAGGTTTTTTTCATTGTACTGAAGTCCCTTTCAGTTCATAGAAATTGGCCCCTGGTTAAAGAGATCATTGCAAAAAGTTTAACATATGGAGTGATAACTAAATATGAATCAGTTCGGTTGTTATGTGCGGTTTTAATGGCTAAGATTACCCGGAATAGAATACTTGTTTTCCCTGGAAAGAAGATTGAATTATGGATAGACAATCAACCTGCTGATACTTTACAAAAAGTGCCTTATGTTGAACGTAATTCCCAATAGTAATGTCAGCTGAACTGAAGAAAGACATCCTTATTTCTATTGTTATCCCTGTAAAAAACGGTGATAAATGGATTGAGAAATGTATTCAAGGTATCATTGATCAGACACTATTCCCGAAATCTGAGATAATTGTGCTTGATTCTGGTTCCACTGACAGCACATTAGCGATATTGGCAAATTATCCTGTTCAGGTCATTCATATTCCTCCAAATGAATTCAACCATGGTCTAACCAGGAATCACGGGGTACAGGTAGCCAAAGGCAAATTTGTCGTAATGACTGTTCAGGATGCAAATCCGGTTGATAACCGATGGCTGGAGAAATTGTTAGAGTGTTTTGAGGATGAAGCAGTTGCCGGAGTATGTGGTCAGCAAATTGTGCCACATGATATTGATAAGAATCCTGTAGATTGGTATTTGCCTGTATCTGAACCAGCTATAAAAATATTTAATTTTTCAAAGGAAGAGTTTGATTTATTTTCTCCTGATCAAAAAGCTGCAATATGCAGTTGGGATAATGTGAATGCAATGTATAGGAGAATATCATTATTACAAATCCCATTTAGAAATTCCTTGTTTGGTGAAGATGCAATTTGGGCGCTGGACGCTATTCAAATGGGAAAAACAATAGTTTACCAGCCAAGTGCCAGGGTCTTTCATTATCACAATGAAAACAGGGATTTTGTATTCAAAAGACATTTTACTACTAATTATTTCAGGTATATATATTTTGGGGTAATACCTGCGAAACCTAAGTTAACCTTGAGAAGAAGAATCAGTATAATTAAGATCATTTTTTTTCGGACTAAAAATATTAGTCTAAGGAATCGGTGCTTATGGTGGAAGTATAATATAGAGAGATTTAAAGGGAAATCAGATGCCTATAAAATATTTATAGAATCAATTAAAATAAGTAAGGAAGAACTGGATGCTGTTCATGAAAAGTATTGTGGTATTCCTCCTCTCGCCCCAAAATCCAAATAACTAATTGGTTCATTAATTTGCTACTTAATATTTTCGGGTTTTAGATTGTAAATTTCTATAATAAATGAATAGAATTAAATTCTTTTTAAATCATCCTACTCAATTTTTTGCAGTTGTATTAGCTATTTTTTTTCCCAGATTTAGGTTCTTTAGGGAAACTAATGAGTATAGTGATAAGATTACATTTAATGTTTGGTTTATTCAAAAGGTATTGGGCTTTAATCGAAATGCATATTGGCCAATGCATCACTCAAGTAGGGTGGTAGGTGTTGAAAATATAGTTATTGGAATAGATACAAACCCAGGATTTCATCCTGGATGTTATATTCAGGGGACTGGAAAACTTGTCATAGGGGATTATTCTAGAATAGGGGCAAATACTGGTTTGTTAAGTGGAAACCATAGTGTATATGATCATAAGATATATGAAGCAAAGGAAACCATAATAGGTAAATATTGCTGGATCGGTATGAATTCTGTTATACTTCCCGGGGTTGTTCTTGGTGATTACACTAAAGTAGCAGCAGGTTCAGTAGTCACAAAGTCGTTTCCTGCTGGATACTGTATAATTGGTGGTAATCCAGCCAAGATTATAAAGGAATTGGATCCCGATAAAGTTGTCAGTCATAAGTATAAATCGGAGTATGTTGGTTACATCCCAAAGAATAAATTCGACTCCTTCCGGAAGAAACATTTAAACTCTTAATACCTAGTATAATGAATGCACCTCCTTTGGTAAGTGTATTAATGACGTCCTATAACAGGGAAAAGTATATTACAAATGCAATTCAAAGTGTACTTGATTCAGATTTTACGGATTACGAATTGATAATTGTTGATGATATTTCAAAGGATAATACATTTGCGATTGCAAAAGAATTTGAAAAAGTGGATTCACGTGTAAAAGTATTCCAAAACGCTAAGAATCTAGGGGATTATCCAAATAGGAATTGTGCTGCTTCATATGCTAAGGGAAAATATTTAAAGTATGTAGATGCGGATGATTTGATATATCCCTGGGGTTTGGGCCTTCTTGTTAAAATGATGGAGTTATTTCCAAATGCTGGTTATGGACTTTGTTCATTGAAACAGGATGATAATCGAATATACCCATTTGAACTTTCACCTTCAGAGGCGTATAAATATAACTATAAAGGATCTGGTATTTTTAATAAAGCACCATTGTCTTCTATCATTTTGAGGGAAGCATACCTGAAAGTTGGTGGATTTAGGGAAATCAGGATGGCTGGTGATTTTGATATGTGGCATCGGTTATCACAAATTTATCCTGTTGTTTTAATGCCCCAAGGAATTGTTTGGTATAGAAAACATAGTGAACAGGAAATGAATTCACATAAAAATTATGTTCAAGTGTATGAAGGGCTTAAAATTGGTTATTTGAAATCCGATTTATGTCCCCTTGATAAGGAATTTATTAGCCAGATATTGAAAAAAAATAAAAGGCATATACAGCGTAAACTTGCTCTTGATTTGATAAAATTGAGATGGTCAGATTTTAGCATTGGTGTAAAAAAATTAAAGCAATATTAAACTTGTTGCCTAGTAATATTTCTGGAACTCAGGACATCATTTTCATTTCTTTTGAGTTCCCTCCCTTGAATGTTGGCGGCGTTTTCCGCCCCATGAAGTTTGCGAAATATCTTCCGGATTATGGTATCAGGCCACATGTGTATGCACTTGACCCATCAGATTATCCCAAGATATTCAGTAAAGTGAATGTTGATGAGTCAATGCTGCATGACCTCAATAAGGTTGACCTGGTTATTAACAAAGTAAAAATTGATCCACTATCCAAATTGGATACCTCTAAGTTCAAAAAATTTGTACGAATTTATTTTAGCTTGTACCGGGGTAGTGAATATTTACTTTGGAGAGATCACCTGATGCAGCAAATAAAGAAGGATGCTGCTACAAAAGACTTTAAGGCAGTGCTTGTTACTGCTCCACCTTTTGGGATGATCGCATTGGGTTACGAGATAGCTAAAAAGTTCAATATCCCGCTGATCCTCGACATGCGTGATGCATGGGCTTTGTGGAATACTTCGCCCTATGGCAGTTACCTGCATTATTTGGCTACCGTTAAAAAGGAAAAAAAATATTTTGAGTTTGCCAGCCGTGTTATAGCCACTTCTGACCAAACCATTGCTGATTGGCTGAACCTTCATCCCAGCCTTCCTGCCGGAAAATTCACCTGTATTACCAATGGGTATGACAGGGCTGCATTAGAAGTTGATTTTTCTCCATTTGAACTTCGGCCAATTAACGGCAACAGGATTTTTAAGATCGTGTATGTTGGCAGTTTTTATTATTCGCCCGCCGCTAGGAAAGAAATGCTTGAACCGGTATACAAGAAGAAAGGCCATAGAATATTTCAATACTATCCAAGAAAACAAGATTGGCTTTACCGAAGCCCTTATTTTTTCTTTAAAACAATTCAACGGGTTTTGGAATTGATGCCTGAATTACGACAAAAATTGCTGATCGAATTTGCGGGGAACCCACAAGCCTGGATGGATGAAATGATAAAGGAGGCCGGATTGACAGACATCGTTTCACAAATAGGGTTTGTGAGTCATAAAGAATCACTGGCACTACAAAAAAATGCAGATGCGTTATTAATCACTTCTGCAAAAGTTGAAGGAGGCAGGGATTGTTTTATTGCAGGGAAAACATTCGAATATCTTACCATGAACAAACCAATTTTAGCATTTGTCTCAGAGGGCTCACAAAAGGACATCCTGGTTCAGTCTGGCTTGTCTGTAATGTTTAATCCCGACGATATTGAGCATTCTGCAAAGACGTTTATATCACTTTTATCTGAAGGCCACCATTTTATACCAGATAGTCAATTCCTTAATAGGTTTGATAGGAATCACTTAACCCAGGAGTTGTCGGAAGTAATTAAGGATTCAATAATTGAACACCAAGCGGTTCTGTAGGGGATGAAAATTCTTTTTATCACAACATCTAACCTGGCTACAAACCCCAGGTTATTAAAGGAGGTCAGGCTGGCAATTGACAAGGGATTTACAGTAACTGTCATTTGCTTCTCTTTCAATAACTGGAGTAAGCAGATCAATGATGAATTGATCAGTGAACTTTCGGGTAAAGCCGATATTCACACAATTTCAATGCGGTCTGCATCATCCTTTTCCTGGATCAATGCTTCAATAATCGAACGGACAGGCAGAATATTTGGAAAGCTGCATAGTAGTCCAAGGCTGGCTGCCATTTCAAACAAGAGAAGCCTTTTGCTCTTGCAGGCCCTGAATTATTTCCATAAACATACCTTCGATTTTGTTGTAGCGC comes from Flavihumibacter fluvii and encodes:
- a CDS encoding GumC family protein; translated protein: MGTSIDNSYIKKDEFSPKELIFRYVKYIPWVILSVLVFSILGFINLRYTPKIYSAKGQIIIKNEASFSTGDEKFNSMFMMEDGTNLNNEMIILRSTSMVQRVVKELGLETMYTEVGKVRSTLLYRTSPLKLETLSRNDSAYVYFSVVVVDSLHYILNEEEKPRLFGSVIENNNGVFKISRTWGKISDFNNREFIIESLPADIATERVIPSIYVQKTNDYSNILDISFSSTDKDLAADFINSLMRQYGESTIEDKNTIAKNTIQFINDRVDSLQSELFGVENKLQRFAESNKGIALESQAQLYVAGISDLDTKINEVSVKKKILEWLRSYIQSEKNRENTVPVNLGVDEPSMAPLITAYNEMMVQKAALLKTTTINNPKVVEMTVSLEKMKADISEALNSVEKSYNISLTQLQQRYAETERKAVGVPGKTRQQLNIERQQNIKEGLYLLLLSKKEEVAIGAAAVLPNSRILEQATERAKIVAPIASSVYMKFILLGLAIPIAIIALIEFLNDKISVRNDIEKQTNVPIAGEVGRSVDAASLVVTKQNRSFITEQFRAIRTNMTYLAAKSKRPVILVTSSMSGEGKSFVSTNVGAAFALAGKKTLILEFDIRKPKVAANLGISTRKGLSSFLITNEDPDDLVYSIENVDNLFMIPCGLIPPNPSEMLLLPRMEELFDWAKSNYDVVIIDSAPIGVVSDAITLGKYADVTLYIVRMGYTLKRVMEFIEKLYQERRLPNMAVVVNDVATKGSYGYGYGYGYGYGSGSSVKDYFDNTAPKKKSIFSRFFGTK
- a CDS encoding ABC transporter permease, giving the protein MTTEQIKFNPEADIAGNSEWTTVIQPKRGWLDIDLKEIWRYRDLLMLLVKRDFVAFYKQTILGPVWFFIQPLLTTLMFLVVFGRIARLSTDGVPPILFYLAGVTCWSYISECLTKTSDTFITNANIFGKVYFPRVVIPAAVVISNLVRFSIQLCLFLSVWVYYLTRTGSTIHPNRMILLVPFLVLIMALLSLGLGIIFSSLTTKYRDLRFLLTFGIQLLMYATPVVYPLSLTSEKYRWLILANPFSALVETFRYAFTGSGTFSWYNLGYSALCMLVILATGIIIFNKVERTFMDTV
- a CDS encoding ABC transporter ATP-binding protein: MSEVAIMAENVSKLYRLGEIGTGTLSHDLNRWWASIRGKEDPYMKLGQSNKRDEKGSDWVWALQDINFELNEGEVLGIIGRNGAGKSTLLKLLSRISNPTTGVIKARGRIASLLEVGTGFHPELTGRENIFLNGAILGMTKAEIKRKFDEIVDFAGVTRYIDTPVKRYSSGMYVRLAFGVAAHLEPEILIVDEVLAVGDAEFQKKALGKMKSVSQNDGRTVLFVSHNMASISTLCTKGLMMQNGQVAYQGDIEETIRQYNQSSGSGSNQVDGFYDLEKFNDPALNIKITSAQIYCDKVRTGTLLTGSNVVFEFSYTLKNEATLREFGIMVKNGAEEFVFEVDTNHLGEKIDDRVTEGTIRFEFPEFRLFGNEDFIIDYYFGDAQLRRSFLFKDLIRFSLLSTDVYNSGKILQSKYNKFYQDVIFSQ
- a CDS encoding acyltransferase family protein, which encodes MNNQGAAKSAYYPQLDFLRFVAVTLVILEHWFGSALSRNFEFGYLGVLLFFVLSGFLISGILLKNRAMIDAGMVSKRETLKVFYIRRTLRIFPVYYFLLLFLFIFSFEGIRQKALWYFLYASNIYTYIQQEWDGMIGPFWSLAVEEQFYLVWPLLMLVMPVRKMPAFFGTCLLLAPVFRLLSIVFANHFSEAPLDTLSMRVLMPSCIDSFAAGGLLAFWRQDENTGSKWLKYLNNKYLVSGLVVIAYILLRYKENFLFYLLFPSVFSFLSVTMIAALLVKAKGLKGVIFNNPFLLHLGKISYGLYLFHGPFPLIFSIVDVVLGKLHKGFTIYHILAGLPKTTRSLVWVVYLVGLASLSYYILEKPFNKLKDKFLYK
- a CDS encoding glycosyltransferase family 2 protein, which produces MSVDGRAPMVSVVMPVYNAAPFLRPAIDSILKQTYPDFECILINDGSTDSSAEIIRSYSDPRIKLIEQQNQGVAKTLNNALGYIRGKYTWRHDADDTSLPGKLESQVAFLEAHPEFALCATQVAFMTERGKIAWDYRQPRNDFFGDKPYLEVSRADFKPYSPITHATVLIRTDALKDLGGYRTAFKTAEDVDLWLRLLQKYRAVVLNQCDYFVRLNRSSATQVQGWKNAFFRNLAFEYYDQRNNKGQDNLERGEQVVLPEPPTINHQNRETLTGKVMRHDLLDYNYRLHLNAKDWLACVEMAKYSIRDGWKLAETWKALVFPFLAPWFVGSIVKMKKRFK
- a CDS encoding acyltransferase family protein, with protein sequence METKENHKFYTQLEGLRGIAVLMVLTSHFIIMKNFPGLKFLELGFWGVNIFFVLSGFLITEILLKEIYANNSAKDILRRFYLKRTLRIFPIYYLIIILLAIFKVGGTESALKWSLTYTLNIQEIWFGGIPNVIFHFWSLCVEEQFYIIWPFLLLLVPSFFHKRIILFILFGAALLRFCFAYWQVKNYISFNHDSMFTCMDALGTGALLAYLKLNEPERLKKILERFWVPLLLISSFFLISYYSIKYEIVMQSLGRLVCAFTGFYLVGWGAMHIETRLGKVFENPAARYVGKISYGVYLFHWILYFLYAKQFSEWFKGFFKGKSTLIYFNTWFFTFIVFVLATIAVASLSYYLIEKPLLRLKSRIS
- a CDS encoding glycosyltransferase family 2 protein, whose protein sequence is MRKVSVIVPLFNRADIISHTIDSVINQTHENWELLIVDDESSDNSVQVVTAYSVNDDRINLIQRVTQTRGGNACRNIGLKQATGDYVIFLDSDDLLKPHCFETRIKSIESAQGLNFAVFPGATFQDDRGTPRHFWNIETGLEDYIRFLQLDSPWQTTGVIWTRDFLFERNLSWDERLAIWQDVDFHLNILLLNPVYKVFWEMDIDYLIRENSADSVSRVGYFKADKVNSRVSFFQKYLTVLSEKKKGTRQLRKVFFIVLKSLSVHRNWPLVKEIIAKSLTYGVITKYESVRLLCAVLMAKITRNRILVFPGKKIELWIDNQPADTLQKVPYVERNSQ